The Gouania willdenowi chromosome 22, fGouWil2.1, whole genome shotgun sequence nucleotide sequence CGATGATTGGGCAGtatgctaaatgggcggggcgtgttaccaagGCTTCTCCCGCAGTAGGGTCTACtgtgcagactctggctccaaatgacgtcaaatttgaaagatggaagcgcccctcagcgctgtattttggcttcaagaatgtTGAGTGGAAACAGTTATAGTGAACGCCCACtggaaaaaaacccagaaattgtaatatttaagaaaaaaaaataaacttttaaaaaagatacataaataaacatttctttAACAGGAGAAGCATTACCATGGTAACACAGTGAAGTTCACGCAGTggcttaaataaataaatgtgaattaaATCATTCCCGTGTTTTATTCTTTGCTGCACTGTTCCCAGTCAGGTTTTAGTGGGCCGGCCTTTCTGTTAGATTGCGTGTCAAACACAAGGCTCGGGGacaaaatccagccctttaaaaCTTCAAAACTGGACCTACAtgggaaagtaaaaatggctgagaattttttttgtgtatatatatgtaggGTTTTATATttggcaatatatatatataactttactttggaattatttattgaaactagtacagtgcccatcggaagtatgtattcatgtgggagctgaagtagagttgtcaattatggccaattgagtatgtgtttaaaggttggatgtacaaagaggtgtacatactctgtactcttaTCAAttggtatatttgcgggtgcaaagtaaaatagcatgtgcaatttctatgtgacatgcgcatgataaattgatgaaTAGAGTCTGTACCAATGCGGCTGTTTAAGTaggatctgataaaagacaaattcatacaaataaaaataattatttagcatttaacatttgttagtgcaggggtgattaTCGTGTGTGTCGGAGCAGATTGATTATAAGCTGTATACCGTTTTCaatgattggcaaaataaacgttaTAGTCCAGATTCACAGGTGGACAGTGGAGATGGggttcacacacatgcacgcttCTGTGTcctgaaacggacagaagtGTCCGCagtgaaagtgaaagtaaacGGGAGTGCATCGCTCCACTGTAGGACTCTCTTTTAATATTCTCgggctgaaaaaacaaaacatgaatgcacacacatacaaacacaccgACGCTGTCCGAGCCGGTAGACTCAGGAAGAAGTCAACGCTCAGCACTCCAATCAATCTACATTTGAGATGATAAAACgacaaagtgtctatttgtacggttgccatacggacaacccctggtgctattggtacagttaccgaagtacacgtacgtagcgtcttagggttaggttatcaCCCAATATCGTGACaattttagggttagagttagggtaaggtttagtcttagtcacgcaacctaaactgaccaaatagGGACGAAGCCTGAGGATAGAATGTTGTTATTATGATAGTCACTGCCATAAAACAATACAATGGGAGCTTCTACAGTATATCAGTGGTCCATGtttgcttggctgtgtgcgcgcTCACGCGCTACTCCAGGTcttcagcgattggctctggccgcacacgtgactctagtgGCTCTGCTTTGCTAcaatatttaaacataaatattggcatccaggcaaaataatacacttaaaaagttgcagttgtgttgttgtgtaaaGGTTTAAAGTTGTGTTGATGTGAGTTATGAAGTCGACCCAACACTGGTTTAGACGTCTTTACTGTTGTCATGGTGACAGTTTAAAAAATCGTACAAACATCACAGAGATGGTTTCACTGAGGGATAAAACTCACAGATGGTCCGTGTGAACATTTCACTGAGATCTATCTGTCAGTGACAACAAAAGACCacggggggaggaggaggagcgttCCACTGatgaagctcctccccctcctctggTGGGCGTGTCCATCACATGACCCTGTAGAGGTGGATCTCTCTCAGAGCATCTGGGTCTGCGTCTGGGCTCACGTAACTTTCGTAGTTCAGAGGAACCTCCTCCACCCATCCTGGGGGCAGCGCCTCCTGTTGGACACAGATTATCACACTTCATACATAATACATGACACATGACACATCATACATGACAGGGTCGGTTCCTCCagaatctgtgtacccttcgttctttggttattccattttaaaaccaaaccaaaataacaaataaacagtgtggttactttttataccgacttaaaaaaaaaaactgcttgtatgatttttgatttttctccatttcagagtttttctgttttaaaattatatcttgttttgtttgtgagatatttggatatttatggaaAAACTaggatgagagcttcatgttttaatctcacctcaCAGAGAggacacacaggggggcggacttttactactggatgaaaaaaggagcaataagtcacattactgattaatTGGGGAATTGAAACGTTAAtaatacattgaaaaaatattaaaaaaaaggatgttacgTACaacatatgtgattaaaggaaccagaggtggtgtaatgaatctactggtgctcctcgtgcaaaataaatgtttttattgcccTCAAAAAATCTGTGTAATTGTTtatgcaaaagtgtcaaatggtagaagttctaacatctattgttcctcacaccagcctcacagatgatagtcagtcaccaggttatttggatactatttggaccgtaacaccccaaaacaaaacaaacgtgagcagctttttacaagCTAAAActacagactgcatgaaaacatgagcaggaccagaaaactgctgaaataaatcctaaatagCCCTAGTATGTGAGAAGACCTGGTCCACGACCtgaggagggaaaccaggtgcagtggacttcagctctcgctctaatttccccataaatatccaaatatctcacaaacagaacaagatttaattttgaaacagaaaaacgctgcttatctggtttttggtttttctgttttggttttaagtcagtaaaacaaaatagcGACACTGTTTGTTAttgtgatttggttttaaaacagaataaccaaagaatgaagggacATGGATCCTCCAGGGTTCATCATGTGTTCTCATGTTGAGGAGGAGCTTCAGAGACCTGCAGAGCGCTCAGACTCTCCTGCAGACTGGGAACAGTCACCATCAGAGAACCTGGGGTAGTGAAACACTCCATGATGGACCTCcacaccctgcacacacacacacatattaacacacactgtctgaaatatctagtaattactgattaaatataAACCTGTATATATTTCTCATTTTATCACCTCTAGCTCAGACATGAGCAACAGGAGGCTCGGGGTCACATGCAGCCCATGGTCAATTTTAACACACAAATACcaaagaaatgtacaaaatgacaaggtCGCTTCCAAAGATAAACTCCAACCATTGTTGACCAATTGTTTCATCCAAAAGAGGGCTGTTTTCTTCTCATCCAAAAATCTATTTTCTTACTGAAGGAATTTTTAGAAACTAAAGGCAGGCAGCTACTACAGTGACCTGAGTAGACCGGTCGACATGAAGTTATCTCTCAGCTGTTTGATGTGACGGAGCTGGAAGTGGGGGAGGGGTGCAAgttttatttagaattttattttttattttaatgaggACATTAATgggtacagacaacataagccatgggtttctaacaaaagtatttaaaataagtaaattaaaagctaaatctgcggAGGTGGGTGCTGTAGGCTGAACTAAGAAAGAGAACATAGAAGGGGGAGGGGCCTCGTCCCCAAGGCGGAGCCTCATCCCCTCAAGCATaacagcaggaaaatggctgctTGCAGGAGATTTAAGGATTACTCATAAATACGTGAATCAATATGAGAAACACTGACACTAATatgatataaagcttgaaaaagtgatttttacatgaaacagtataaaaatatctgagctgctCAAAATCAAAACACTGGTgtagtgtgcgtgtgcgtgcgtacCTGACTTGTTCTTTGTGTTCCATAAAGAACTCAAACACGTTGTTCAGAATCAGAACGTCTGCACGTTTCAGCAGAGCTTGGTGCGCCCGCACGTCTCCGTGCACGACCTGAAGAGACACGAGGCGTTCAGGGACGTCCGTCACACACTGTGAGACACCGTGAGGCCTTCAAGATCACCTGAGCTCGATCTGTCATTCCATATTTTAGCAGCATTTCATTCTGCAGACGAACAAACTCCTCATTGATCTCCACACCCAGCAGGAGAGAAGCTGAACTGTACAGGAACCCCTGaacgcagcacacacacacacacacacacaccacaaacaAAAAGTCAGAATACACcaagaaaagtaaataagtaaaaaaaattaagtaactAAAATAGTAAGCTACTTGGAGGGTAAGTTAGTAACAAAGTGAACGCCTAAACAGATGAGTGACTTGGTTAGTAGgtatgtaactatgtaactacgTAAATATACAAGTTACTAAAAAGCTAACTAAGTAGGGCAGTAAGTAACTAAGTTAATAAGTTTGTGAATAACTAAGTTACTAAGGAGGTAAATGACATAAGTAGATAGGAAGGAGAGTCAGTAACTAAGTAAGAAAGTAACTTTTTAAATAAGGATgccccaatccgatattgatatcggtccgatatcagcccgaaaacgaatatcggattttatcggtctgcatctaaaatcaccgatataggTGCTccgataatatatatatagatataactTATATCCATAGGTGACTCCAACAAAATAGGTGCAGCAATAAGCCTTCACACTCTCGCTCAGATCCCACATGATCACAACAACAACGTGTGCACGGCGCTACTGGGAGAAGGAGAAGTGATGTCGGCCGTGTAGGAATATTTTACCATAAACTCAAACAAAGACGTTGCAGCTGAGTGCAACACTTGTCATGCACAAGTTTCCCGTGGTAGCACAGAACCCGCAGAGTTTAATACGACCAATCTCATCACGCATTTGAAACGGCATGAGAATTTTCATAAGACCACTGAGGCAAAGAAACAACAAACCTCTGGCTCCTTCACTCAACCAACGCTGGCCGAAGCATTTGCAATGCGTGACAAACTCCCACGGTACGGCAAAAAGGCACTGGCTATAACAGAAAAGATAGCCCAGTTTATTGTGCTTGATGACCGGCCCCTGTCGGTGGTGAGTAATGTTGGGTTTAAAGTTTAAACGCTTAATTGAGCACCTCAAGTCTCATTACATTATTCAGAGTCGCCACTTTCTTGTTGACAAAACGTTACCCCAGATGCataaataagttaaaaagtGTATTGCAGCACATGTGGAGAATGCGAAAGTGGTTAGCTTCACCACCGACATCTGTAGCTCAGACCATCGACGGCTGTCCTTATTGAGCCTGACTGCACTAGATAGACGCTGACTTTACATTGCAGAGAGAGGTGTTACATGCACGTGAGATCAGAGGTTCACACACTGCTGATACAATCACGAATGCCATGGAGGAGATGCTGCGTGACTGACAAAGATAAGGTCCATGTTGTTTTAAGAGACAATGCTGTTAATATGAGAAAGGCTATAGATCAGCTGGGTGTGCCAAGCTTAGAATGTTTTGCGCACAGTCGTCAGCTCGTAGTCCATGAAGGGGTTTGTCACAGCGAGCTGTAAGTGATGCACTAGCCAACAGGAGAAAAACAGTGGGCCACTTTAAGcattattggatttatttaggttatttttcagggtcttatcatttatttttttatttattttcttaaattgtagaatactgcagatattttatgtttaaggttaacattggttaataataaatgggtcagtttttctcatacctactgttgctgaatattgttctctgtttgagtgacatcacttgatcaagcctttgctAACATTTcatactacaaaataaataattattttcttttattaaagaaaacaaaaaaaataaagtatgtataattcatgctaatatcggatcaatatcggtatcggccgatatgcaaggctgcaatatcggaatcgtatcggaaatgaaaaagttgtatcagaacatccctatttttaaataagttaGTACCTTACTTAggtaagcgtgtgtgtgtgtgtgacctctgaccccatACAGCACTGCACCCAGCCGTGAGCCCACATCCATCAGGGTTCTATTGCTCAGGTCTGGGAGAACGTTCTGGAAGATGAACTGAAGCTCAGCCACAGAGAACGAGTGAGAGATGAAGTCTGAGAACACAcaacagtcagtgtgtgtgtgtagggtggggtggggtgtggTTGGCGGGGGGAGTGTGGGGGCTAACCTAGAGGGGCGGTCCTTGTGGAGCCACAGCTCAAACAGTAGGTTCTACTCAAAGCTCCACCCTCACACAGAGACTCCACCCCCTCCTCATCATACAGGAAAGAATCAACGTGGACTGTAGGTTTAGAACGCTGCTGCATCTGGTCACAtgatcatcatcgtcatcaccatcattatcatcatcgtCACATCCATCACACACACCTTGCAGTGGGCGGAGCTCTCAGAGGTCAGCATGGCATCCAAAGGGAGGCGGAGTCTCAGATCATCTGCGATGCTTCGTAACGTAACACTTTTGTTGTCCTTCAACACATCGTACAattcatctacacacacacacagtaacacatatCATACAACTCAtctacacaacaaatacacacacacacagtaacacacatcaTACAACTCATCTAcacgacaaacacacacacacacagtaacacacatcaTACAACTCAtctacac carries:
- the LOC114456424 gene encoding uncharacterized protein LOC114456424 isoform X2 yields the protein MDLCEAQTEIKMLVNRVNPTDVIRLLEWMKNSDELYDVLKDNKSVTLRSIADDLRLRLPLDAMLTSESSAHCKGVESLCEGGALSRTYCLSCGSTRTAPLDFISHSFSVAELQFIFQNVLPDLSNRTLMDVGSRLGAVLYGGFLYSSASLLLGVEINEEFVRLQNEMLLKYGMTDRAQVVHGDVRAHQALLKRADVLILNNVFEFFMEHKEQVRVWRSIMECFTTPGSLMVTVPSLQESLSALQEALPPGWVEEVPLNYESYVSPDADPDALREIHLYRVM
- the LOC114456424 gene encoding uncharacterized protein LOC114456424 isoform X1 gives rise to the protein MDLCEAQTEIKMLVNRVNPTDVIRLLEWMKNSDELYDVLKDNKSVTLRSIADDLRLRLPLDAMLTSESSAHCKMQQRSKPTVHVDSFLYDEEGVESLCEGGALSRTYCLSCGSTRTAPLDFISHSFSVAELQFIFQNVLPDLSNRTLMDVGSRLGAVLYGGFLYSSASLLLGVEINEEFVRLQNEMLLKYGMTDRAQVVHGDVRAHQALLKRADVLILNNVFEFFMEHKEQVRVWRSIMECFTTPGSLMVTVPSLQESLSALQEALPPGWVEEVPLNYESYVSPDADPDALREIHLYRVM